A region of Sulfurimonas sp. DNA encodes the following proteins:
- a CDS encoding Hcp family type VI secretion system effector — MDNPVFMSIEGSTQGNITEGATTPESVGNIYQNGHEDEAIVKAFTHNINIPRNTTTGQPTGQRTHNPLIVTKLIDKSSPLLYNALTKGETLKKVELKWYRTSYAGKPEHYYSMTLEDAVITNMDASMESQESASAAQVMPLEVVSFSYRKISWRHETASTSGEDDWRVGVGA, encoded by the coding sequence ATGGATAATCCAGTTTTTATGTCAATCGAGGGTAGCACACAAGGTAATATAACAGAAGGTGCAACAACACCAGAATCAGTAGGTAATATTTATCAGAATGGTCATGAAGATGAGGCGATAGTAAAAGCATTTACTCACAACATCAACATCCCACGCAATACGACTACAGGTCAGCCAACAGGTCAAAGAACTCATAACCCATTGATTGTTACTAAACTAATTGATAAGAGTTCACCACTTCTTTATAATGCACTAACTAAAGGTGAGACTTTAAAGAAAGTAGAACTTAAATGGTATAGAACTTCATATGCAGGTAAACCTGAGCATTACTACAGTATGACTCTTGAAGATGCTGTAATAACTAATATGGATGCATCAATGGAATCTCAAGAGAGTGCATCAGCGGCTCAAGTTATGCCTCTTGAAGTAGTATCTTTTTCTTACAGAAAGATTTCTTGGAGACATGAAACTGCTAGTACATCTGGAGAAGATGACTGGAGAGTAGGTGTAGGTGCGTAA